A genome region from Campylobacter concisus includes the following:
- a CDS encoding 2,3,4,5-tetrahydropyridine-2,6-carboxylate N-succinyltransferase, giving the protein MSKEFKDANEFKEFFEEFRKKDGYKDPLAFGIARVDRGQKNTDKILQATFAVVNYKESFLSAAAYIYALQKCDVKVDFNGSEFIADLTPKVVKKASKLFSVFEKEISSHKNVQNLHAVKMAFDDDLELNENKFKLVFLFDDAKPLSVEAVYLKLYLISLGKVAPRTIVLDGAFGALPNVAWTSQNTPIELEWLRENEISLKMFGEYPAIVSVDKFPRFLSHIIPADNTRILDSAKVRMGAAVHPGTVVMPGAAYINFNAGTIGGVMVEGRVSSSVVVGEGSDVGGGASILGVLSGTNGNPVSIGKHCLLGANSVTGVPLGDNCIVDAGIAVLEGTKVYISASEREKLAKLNPEFKFEAEIYKALELGGLNGLHFRQNSQTGQITASASKRAIKLNEALH; this is encoded by the coding sequence ATGTCTAAAGAGTTTAAAGATGCAAATGAATTTAAGGAATTTTTTGAAGAATTTAGAAAAAAAGATGGCTATAAAGATCCGCTTGCTTTTGGTATCGCAAGAGTCGATCGTGGACAAAAAAATACAGATAAAATTTTGCAAGCGACTTTTGCTGTTGTAAATTACAAAGAGAGCTTTTTAAGCGCGGCTGCTTATATTTATGCTTTGCAAAAATGTGATGTTAAAGTTGATTTTAATGGCTCTGAATTTATAGCTGATCTTACGCCAAAAGTGGTGAAAAAAGCTAGCAAGCTCTTTAGTGTCTTTGAAAAAGAGATAAGCTCTCATAAAAATGTACAAAATTTGCATGCCGTAAAAATGGCATTTGATGACGATCTTGAACTAAATGAGAATAAATTTAAGCTTGTGTTTTTGTTTGATGATGCAAAACCACTTAGCGTGGAGGCCGTATATCTCAAGCTTTACTTGATATCGCTTGGTAAGGTCGCACCTAGGACGATTGTACTTGATGGAGCCTTTGGTGCGTTACCAAATGTTGCATGGACTAGCCAAAATACGCCAATTGAGCTTGAATGGCTAAGAGAAAATGAAATTTCTCTAAAGATGTTTGGCGAATATCCAGCGATCGTGAGCGTGGATAAATTCCCAAGATTTTTAAGCCATATCATCCCAGCTGATAATACGAGAATTTTGGACTCAGCCAAGGTTCGCATGGGCGCTGCCGTGCATCCTGGCACAGTCGTTATGCCTGGTGCTGCTTACATCAACTTTAATGCAGGTACAATCGGTGGGGTGATGGTTGAAGGCAGAGTCAGCAGCTCTGTCGTAGTTGGCGAGGGTAGTGACGTAGGTGGCGGAGCTAGCATACTTGGCGTGCTAAGTGGCACAAACGGCAACCCTGTAAGCATCGGCAAACACTGCTTGCTTGGGGCAAACTCAGTTACGGGCGTGCCTCTTGGCGATAACTGCATCGTGGATGCTGGCATAGCAGTGCTTGAGGGCACAAAGGTCTATATATCAGCTAGCGAGCGCGAAAAGTTAGCTAAGCTAAATCCAGAGTTTAAATTTGAAGCTGAAATTTACAAAGCGCTTGAGCTTGGCGGGCTAAACGGACTTCATTTTAGACAAAATAGCCAAACAGGCCAGATCACTGCAAGTGCGAGCAAAAGGGCGATCAAGCTAAATGAGGCACTTCACTAA
- a CDS encoding YagU family protein, translated as MSNLVTKPRFALAALIGLIAGVVSAFVKWGAEFPLPPRSPMDMFNAACGPESAIRAADAIDCSRNFLNPPYVFLRDYLGVADPNAAIYEFAGHAFNYVMMTHILFSIVFAVAYCVLAEKFPKITIWQGLLVGVIVNIAVHVITLPILGLTPPLWTLPWYEHVSEFVGHMIWFWSIEIIRHDLRARITKEKDPSDYCCCNA; from the coding sequence ATGTCAAATTTAGTAACAAAACCTAGATTTGCTCTGGCTGCGTTAATCGGCCTTATCGCTGGTGTTGTCTCAGCCTTTGTCAAATGGGGAGCGGAATTCCCACTTCCTCCAAGAAGTCCGATGGATATGTTTAACGCTGCTTGCGGGCCAGAGAGTGCCATTAGAGCAGCCGATGCGATCGATTGCTCTAGAAATTTCTTAAATCCGCCTTATGTATTTTTAAGAGATTATTTGGGAGTGGCCGATCCAAATGCCGCTATTTACGAGTTTGCAGGGCATGCTTTTAACTACGTAATGATGACGCATATATTATTTTCGATCGTTTTTGCGGTTGCTTATTGTGTTTTGGCTGAGAAATTTCCAAAGATTACAATATGGCAAGGCTTACTAGTTGGCGTTATCGTAAATATCGCTGTCCACGTGATCACATTGCCTATTTTGGGGCTTACTCCACCACTTTGGACACTTCCTTGGTACGAGCATGTATCTGAATTTGTCGGCCACATGATATGGTTCTGGTCGATAGAGATCATCCGTCACGACTTAAGAGCTAGGATCACAAAAGAAAAAGATCCAAGTGATTATTGCTGCTGCAACGCATAA
- a CDS encoding cytochrome-c oxidase, producing MKILSLLTALLFGAVCGFANDGKVRSIDIYVTPYYSANAGKVEYVKVYDKIDELLKSGKEEDFKKAEKIVQDAPQMVSPITLFVLSARAYDLGLRDDAVFWFYAAKNRAILLRGVIDMEGEKFTDVVAAIGAFMKLVGDVVNPYAFCDIKKQQEIADKALEWTKKNAYEAMFSPEFSSPHEDRKAALIKGIEKLEARNKKEKDYFLDKDNLANFKAMRKQNDTDEKFCF from the coding sequence ATGAAAATTTTATCACTGCTTACGGCGCTACTTTTTGGAGCGGTATGTGGCTTTGCAAATGATGGCAAAGTAAGAAGTATCGACATCTACGTCACGCCATACTACTCAGCAAATGCTGGCAAGGTGGAGTACGTAAAGGTCTATGATAAGATAGATGAGCTTTTAAAAAGTGGCAAAGAAGAGGACTTTAAAAAGGCTGAAAAGATCGTGCAAGACGCCCCACAAATGGTCTCTCCGATAACTCTTTTTGTTCTTTCAGCTCGCGCATACGATCTTGGACTTCGCGATGATGCGGTATTTTGGTTTTATGCGGCAAAAAACCGCGCGATCTTGCTAAGAGGCGTTATAGACATGGAGGGCGAGAAATTTACTGACGTGGTGGCTGCGATAGGGGCGTTTATGAAGCTTGTTGGCGACGTGGTCAATCCTTATGCATTTTGCGATATCAAAAAGCAACAAGAGATCGCTGATAAAGCGCTTGAATGGACTAAGAAAAATGCCTATGAAGCGATGTTCTCGCCAGAATTTAGCTCGCCTCACGAAGATAGAAAGGCAGCCCTTATAAAAGGCATAGAAAAGCTAGAGGCCCGCAATAAAAAAGAGAAAGATTACTTTTTAGATAAAGATAATCTTGCTAACTTTAAAGCTATGCGCAAGCAAAATGACACTGATGAGAAATTTTGCTTCTAA
- a CDS encoding PFL family protein produces MDIKNVTETISMIEEQNFDIRTITMGISLLDCIDSDINKACDKIYAKITTKAKDLVKVGNEISAELGIPIVNKRVSVTPISIIGAATDAKDYVMIAKTLDRAAIEVGIDFIGGFSALVQKGYQKGDEILINSIPQALSQTSKVCASVNVGSTKTGINMSAVRDMGRIIKETAAASEMGCAKLVVFANAVEDNPFMAGAFHGVGEADVVINVGVSGPGVVKRALEKVRGESFDVVAETVKKTAFKITRIGQLVGQMASERLGVKFGIVDLSLAPTPAVGDSVARVLEEMGLEAVGTHGTTAALALLNDAVKKGGVMACNQVGGLSGAFIPVSEDEGMIAAVRAGSLNLEKLEAMTAICSVGLDMIAIPADTPSESIAAMIADEAAIGVINQKTTAVRIIPLGREGDMIEFGGLLGRAPVMKINKASSADFIARGGQIPAPIHSFKN; encoded by the coding sequence ATGGACATCAAAAACGTAACCGAAACGATCTCAATGATCGAAGAGCAAAATTTTGACATCAGAACGATCACGATGGGTATTAGTTTGCTTGACTGCATCGACTCTGACATCAACAAAGCTTGCGACAAAATTTACGCAAAAATCACCACTAAAGCCAAAGACCTAGTCAAAGTGGGCAACGAAATTTCTGCTGAGCTAGGCATACCAATCGTCAATAAAAGAGTGAGCGTGACGCCTATCTCGATAATCGGCGCCGCAACGGACGCAAAAGACTACGTGATGATCGCAAAGACGCTTGATAGGGCGGCTATTGAGGTTGGTATTGATTTTATAGGTGGTTTTTCAGCTTTAGTTCAAAAGGGCTATCAAAAGGGCGATGAAATTTTGATAAATTCTATCCCGCAAGCACTTTCTCAGACTTCAAAAGTATGCGCAAGTGTTAATGTCGGCTCAACGAAAACTGGCATAAATATGAGCGCAGTGCGTGATATGGGGCGCATTATAAAAGAGACAGCAGCAGCTTCAGAGATGGGCTGTGCGAAGCTTGTCGTTTTTGCAAACGCAGTCGAAGATAATCCTTTCATGGCTGGTGCATTTCACGGCGTGGGCGAGGCTGATGTGGTGATAAATGTCGGCGTTTCTGGCCCAGGTGTGGTAAAAAGAGCCCTTGAAAAGGTGCGTGGCGAGAGCTTTGACGTGGTAGCTGAGACTGTGAAAAAGACGGCATTTAAGATCACGCGTATCGGCCAGCTAGTTGGCCAGATGGCGAGTGAGCGCCTTGGGGTTAAATTTGGTATCGTCGATCTCTCTCTTGCTCCGACGCCTGCTGTGGGCGACTCGGTCGCTCGTGTGCTTGAGGAGATGGGGCTTGAGGCTGTTGGTACGCATGGCACGACTGCGGCACTTGCTTTGCTAAATGACGCAGTAAAAAAAGGTGGCGTCATGGCGTGCAATCAAGTGGGCGGCTTAAGCGGTGCATTTATACCAGTTTCTGAGGATGAGGGTATGATAGCGGCGGTGCGCGCGGGATCGCTAAATTTAGAAAAGCTTGAAGCGATGACGGCGATATGCTCGGTTGGTCTTGATATGATCGCCATACCTGCGGATACGCCAAGTGAGAGTATAGCTGCGATGATAGCTGATGAGGCGGCTATCGGCGTTATAAATCAAAAAACAACGGCCGTTCGTATCATACCTCTTGGACGTGAGGGCGATATGATCGAGTTTGGCGGCCTTTTAGGAAGAGCGCCTGTGATGAAGATAAACAAAGCCTCAAGTGCCGACTTCATCGCTCGTGGCGGACAAATTCCAGCACCTATCCATAGTTTTAAAAACTAA
- a CDS encoding ACT domain-containing protein — MKAIVTVVGKDRVGIVAGVSAKLSELGLNIDDISQTILDEFFTMMAVVSSDENKDFTALRAELNELGESLKVKINIQSSAIFDAMHTI; from the coding sequence ATGAAAGCGATCGTAACTGTAGTCGGAAAAGATAGAGTCGGCATCGTTGCTGGCGTCTCAGCAAAGCTTAGCGAACTAGGACTAAACATAGATGATATCTCACAGACTATTTTAGATGAGTTTTTTACGATGATGGCAGTGGTTTCAAGTGATGAAAATAAAGACTTTACGGCCTTAAGAGCAGAGCTTAACGAGCTTGGAGAGAGCCTAAAAGTAAAGATAAATATCCAAAGTTCTGCTATCTTTGATGCGATGCATACAATCTAA
- a CDS encoding Mrp/NBP35 family ATP-binding protein, whose protein sequence is MLNKEDVLNRLKGVIYPGFEKDIVSFGFVKNVEIGDKILIEVEIVSSSPEVANELKTDIKRVMGSNEYVLNLIQPKIPEEKSNTQSGKNIAPQVKNFVMVSSGKGGVGKSTTTLNLAISMAKLGKKVGILDADIYGPNIPRMLGEVNTQPQVVGNKLKPILSHGVEMMSMGVLMEEGMSLIWRGSMIMKAIEQLLKDVLWSELDVLFLDMPPGTGDAQLTLAQSVPVTAGVCVTTPQVVALDDSKRALDMFEKLHIPIAGVIENMSGFICPESGKEYDIFGKGTTEEVAKAYSTEVLAEIPIEPAVRVGGDSGKPVSFYEPNSVTAKRYESAAARLWEIIENINNGGGADNSAIQPVNDGKSACSK, encoded by the coding sequence ATGTTAAATAAAGAAGATGTCTTAAATAGACTAAAAGGTGTTATATATCCTGGTTTTGAAAAAGATATAGTTAGCTTTGGCTTTGTAAAAAATGTAGAAATCGGCGATAAAATTTTAATCGAAGTCGAGATAGTTAGCTCAAGCCCAGAAGTGGCAAATGAGCTAAAAACGGACATCAAACGTGTCATGGGCTCAAATGAGTATGTGCTAAATTTGATCCAGCCAAAGATTCCTGAAGAAAAAAGTAACACTCAAAGTGGCAAAAACATCGCACCACAAGTTAAAAATTTTGTAATGGTAAGCTCAGGCAAAGGCGGCGTTGGTAAATCAACTACGACTCTAAATTTAGCCATCTCAATGGCAAAACTAGGCAAAAAAGTGGGAATTTTAGACGCTGACATCTACGGACCAAATATCCCAAGAATGCTTGGCGAAGTAAATACCCAGCCACAAGTCGTTGGCAACAAGCTAAAGCCGATACTTAGCCACGGAGTTGAGATGATGAGTATGGGCGTTTTGATGGAAGAGGGCATGAGCCTTATCTGGCGTGGCTCGATGATTATGAAAGCGATCGAGCAGCTACTAAAAGACGTGCTTTGGAGCGAGCTTGATGTCTTGTTTCTTGATATGCCTCCAGGAACGGGCGACGCGCAGCTAACTCTAGCTCAAAGCGTGCCAGTAACGGCAGGTGTCTGCGTCACAACGCCACAAGTGGTAGCGCTTGACGATAGCAAACGTGCGCTTGATATGTTTGAGAAACTTCACATCCCAATCGCTGGCGTCATAGAAAATATGAGTGGATTTATCTGCCCTGAAAGCGGCAAGGAGTATGATATATTCGGCAAAGGCACGACCGAGGAGGTAGCAAAAGCCTATAGTACCGAAGTGTTAGCCGAGATCCCTATCGAGCCGGCTGTGCGTGTGGGTGGTGATAGTGGCAAGCCAGTGAGCTTTTATGAGCCAAACTCAGTCACAGCAAAACGCTATGAGAGCGCAGCTGCTAGACTTTGGGAGATAATAGAAAATATAAATAATGGTGGTGGAGCTGATAATTCTGCTATCCAGCCAGTAAATGACGGCAAGAGTGCTTGCTCGAAGTAA
- the thiC gene encoding phosphomethylpyrimidine synthase ThiC yields the protein MRDKTQMYYARRGEITQEMSYVAKIEELSENLVMDGVAKGSIIIPANINHKNLKPMGIGRKLKTKVNANIGNSSLSSDICAELRKLEICLEFGADTVMDLSTDGDLDAIRSAIIEHSSVPIGTVPMYEILKEAKEVTNITNELILEILEKQAKQGVSYFTIHAGFLREFLPLVKKRKMGIVSRGGSLSASYMSKLNRQNPFYEIFDQILEICAKYDVSLSLGDGLRPGCLYDATDEAQLSELKVLGELTLRAWEKDVQVMIEGPGHVPLNQIEYNMKIEQELCHDAPFYVLGPLVSDIGAGYDHITSAIGGTMAAYHGASMLCYVTQKEHLGLPNENDVREGIVAHKIAAHAADVALGKVGAIEKDHEMSDARYAFDWNKQFELSFDPKKARELHDESLPEDAFKSAHFCSMCGPKFCAYKISKDLEKGEKC from the coding sequence ATGAGAGATAAGACGCAGATGTATTATGCTAGGCGCGGCGAGATAACGCAAGAGATGAGCTATGTGGCAAAGATCGAAGAGCTTAGTGAAAATTTAGTGATGGATGGTGTTGCAAAAGGTAGCATCATCATCCCAGCAAATATAAATCATAAAAATTTAAAGCCAATGGGCATAGGCAGAAAGCTAAAGACAAAGGTCAATGCAAATATTGGCAATTCAAGCTTAAGTAGCGACATTTGCGCTGAGCTTAGAAAGCTTGAAATTTGCCTGGAATTTGGCGCCGATACGGTTATGGATCTAAGCACCGATGGCGATCTAGACGCTATTAGAAGTGCGATCATCGAGCATTCAAGTGTACCAATTGGCACAGTGCCTATGTATGAAATTTTAAAAGAGGCAAAAGAGGTTACAAATATCACAAATGAGCTCATTTTAGAGATACTTGAAAAGCAAGCAAAGCAAGGAGTTAGTTACTTTACGATACACGCTGGCTTTTTGCGTGAGTTTTTGCCACTTGTTAAAAAGCGTAAAATGGGCATAGTAAGCCGCGGTGGCAGTTTAAGCGCAAGCTACATGTCAAAGTTAAATAGACAAAATCCATTTTATGAAATTTTTGATCAAATTTTAGAAATTTGCGCAAAATACGACGTCTCACTCTCGCTTGGCGACGGACTTCGCCCAGGTTGCCTTTATGACGCAACAGACGAGGCACAGCTTAGTGAGCTAAAGGTGCTTGGAGAGCTTACGCTTAGGGCGTGGGAAAAAGATGTGCAGGTGATGATAGAGGGCCCTGGTCATGTGCCATTAAATCAAATTGAGTATAATATGAAAATCGAACAAGAGCTCTGCCATGATGCTCCATTTTACGTGCTTGGACCGCTTGTCTCAGACATCGGTGCAGGATATGATCACATCACCTCGGCGATCGGTGGCACGATGGCAGCATATCACGGCGCTAGCATGCTTTGTTACGTGACGCAAAAAGAGCACCTTGGCTTGCCAAACGAAAATGACGTAAGAGAGGGCATCGTAGCTCACAAGATAGCAGCTCACGCCGCTGACGTCGCACTTGGTAAGGTAGGAGCGATTGAAAAGGATCACGAGATGAGTGATGCTAGATATGCGTTTGACTGGAACAAGCAGTTTGAGCTAAGCTTTGATCCAAAAAAGGCTAGAGAACTTCACGATGAGAGCTTGCCAGAAGATGCGTTTAAGAGCGCTCATTTTTGTTCGATGTGCGGACCAAAATTTTGTGCATATAAAATTTCAAAAGATCTAGAAAAAGGAGAAAAATGTTAA
- a CDS encoding bifunctional 2-C-methyl-D-erythritol 4-phosphate cytidylyltransferase/2-C-methyl-D-erythritol 2,4-cyclodiphosphate synthase, whose amino-acid sequence MLDISLIMLGAGNSSRFELPVKKQWLRIGSDPLWLFATKNLSNFYTFKEIIVVSKECKYMSKFAPNYKFVDGGETRQDSLKNALELVSSEFVLVSDIARPCISSELFHKIIEAAAQADCVVPALKIADTAYLGENVVDRDKVKLIQTPQLSRTALLKKALNSGEIYTDDSSAMRAIGASVWQILGDEMARKITFKEDLAKISALKAPENELFVGNGFDVHEFEKGRPLVLCGEKIDYEFGLKAHSDGDVALHALTDAILGAAGLGDIGELFPDTDAKFKDISSIYLLEEAYKRVQSVGFVLTNADITIMAQKPKLSRLKSKMEANIAQALNLSQSRINVKATTTEGLGFVGRCEGIAVMASASLKFYNWKQI is encoded by the coding sequence TTGCTTGATATATCACTTATAATGCTTGGAGCAGGAAATTCTAGCCGTTTTGAGCTACCAGTAAAGAAGCAATGGCTTCGAATAGGAAGCGATCCACTTTGGCTATTTGCCACTAAAAATTTGAGTAACTTTTACACATTTAAAGAGATCATTGTCGTTAGTAAAGAGTGCAAATATATGTCAAAATTTGCTCCAAATTATAAATTTGTTGATGGCGGCGAAACTAGACAAGATAGCCTAAAAAACGCGCTTGAGCTAGTAAGTAGCGAATTTGTCTTAGTTAGCGACATCGCTCGCCCTTGCATTTCAAGCGAGCTTTTTCACAAAATTATAGAGGCAGCCGCTCAGGCTGATTGTGTAGTTCCAGCGCTAAAGATCGCAGACACTGCTTATCTTGGCGAAAATGTGGTTGATAGAGATAAGGTAAAGCTTATCCAAACACCACAACTCTCTCGTACAGCACTTCTTAAAAAAGCTCTTAACAGCGGTGAAATTTACACAGATGATAGCTCGGCTATGAGAGCCATTGGCGCAAGCGTATGGCAAATTTTAGGCGATGAGATGGCTAGAAAGATCACTTTTAAAGAGGATCTTGCCAAAATTTCAGCCCTAAAAGCACCAGAAAATGAGCTCTTTGTAGGAAACGGCTTTGATGTGCATGAGTTTGAAAAGGGTAGACCGCTTGTGCTTTGTGGCGAGAAGATCGACTATGAGTTTGGGCTAAAGGCTCACAGCGACGGCGACGTGGCACTTCATGCACTAACTGACGCTATCTTGGGGGCTGCTGGGCTTGGCGACATAGGCGAGCTTTTCCCTGATACGGATGCTAAATTTAAAGATATTAGCTCCATTTACTTGCTAGAGGAAGCTTACAAAAGGGTGCAAAGCGTGGGCTTTGTGCTAACAAACGCTGATATCACGATAATGGCGCAAAAGCCAAAACTTTCAAGGCTAAAATCAAAAATGGAGGCAAACATCGCGCAGGCTCTAAATTTAAGCCAAAGCCGCATAAATGTAAAGGCGACGACTACTGAAGGGCTTGGCTTTGTTGGCAGATGCGAAGGGATCGCCGTAATGGCAAGTGCAAGCCTTAAATTTTACAACTGGAAGCAAATATGA
- a CDS encoding response regulator: MKILIVENEIYLAGSMASKLADFGYDCEIAKSVKEALKFENFDVVLLSTTLPGQDFYPVIEKFKSSIIILLIAYINSDTVLKPIQAGAVDYIQKPFMIEELVRKIKHFEEFRNFKNEIKNYESYVNYALKEYEISSFEAKKIKFPLLLKSSKSGYSDKFIFSYVKACKLPFLFLGKACFSELEKALAKNSDELIYMTNLEELKQEEKEKILEICKKKKVAISTSDFAQKAPFDELELSGRDKNFNIDEIVTIDEYIKYIIVNYQDKFPDTELSKKLGISRKSLWEKRKKYDVSKKK; the protein is encoded by the coding sequence ATGAAAATTTTAATAGTAGAAAATGAAATTTACCTAGCTGGCTCGATGGCTAGTAAACTAGCTGATTTTGGCTACGACTGCGAGATCGCTAAAAGCGTAAAAGAGGCTTTAAAATTTGAAAATTTTGATGTAGTGTTACTTTCTACCACACTTCCAGGACAGGACTTCTACCCAGTCATAGAAAAATTTAAAAGCTCTATCATCATTTTACTAATCGCTTATATCAATAGCGACACTGTGCTAAAGCCGATTCAGGCAGGTGCGGTTGATTACATCCAAAAGCCATTTATGATAGAAGAGCTAGTTAGAAAGATAAAGCATTTTGAGGAATTTAGAAATTTCAAAAACGAGATCAAAAACTATGAAAGCTACGTAAATTACGCTTTAAAAGAGTACGAAATTTCTAGTTTTGAAGCAAAAAAGATAAAATTTCCACTGCTTTTAAAATCAAGCAAAAGCGGATACAGCGATAAATTTATATTTAGCTATGTAAAAGCTTGCAAATTACCATTTTTATTTTTAGGCAAAGCCTGTTTCTCTGAGCTTGAAAAGGCACTAGCTAAAAATAGTGACGAGCTAATCTATATGACAAATTTAGAGGAGCTAAAACAAGAAGAAAAAGAGAAAATTTTAGAAATTTGCAAAAAGAAAAAGGTTGCGATATCAACTAGCGATTTTGCACAAAAAGCACCATTTGACGAGCTTGAACTTTCAGGACGCGATAAAAATTTCAATATCGATGAGATCGTTACGATCGATGAATATATAAAGTACATAATCGTTAATTATCAAGATAAATTTCCTGATACAGAACTTAGCAAAAAGCTTGGAATTTCTAGAAAATCACTTTGGGAAAAGAGAAAGAAATATGACGTCAGCAAGAAAAAATAG
- a CDS encoding sulfate adenylyltransferase has protein sequence MTSARKNSEISINTEVFGALELIKNKILSDYDSLMDDEQIKEVSKKGYFNGEPMPYSFGFAPFGELNQNIASKLTPGQRVNLSLDDKIVGHINVAKVFKFDESMRAKNIFLANEASNDKELNLGKYGISGEFELYDESIQISKNALNDLIKEDGAKKITAVFLTADPFNRAHERLVRMTIDKADLVIIFLIRTREEKHVDYEIRKQVLDYFIQNYLPTKKVFVFALKNTTLFSSHANPTLECIAASRFGANKLVIGQNHSGIGMFFDHNEAHTILDIYKNDLNLEVIVLPELVYCNKCKTLVSTKSCPHGQHHQIKYHPDVIKELLFNGIMPPAILVRPEISAIVLSKLFTNRFKDVQKLCDDLFVNSGLLENKTDRDFYEELMKLYQTSSMT, from the coding sequence ATGACGTCAGCAAGAAAAAATAGTGAAATTTCTATAAATACCGAAGTTTTTGGTGCTTTGGAGCTAATAAAAAACAAGATTCTCTCAGATTACGACTCGCTGATGGATGATGAACAGATAAAAGAGGTGAGTAAGAAAGGCTATTTTAATGGCGAGCCGATGCCGTATTCTTTTGGATTTGCTCCATTTGGTGAGCTAAATCAAAATATTGCCAGCAAGCTTACTCCTGGGCAAAGGGTAAATCTAAGTCTTGATGATAAGATCGTTGGACACATCAATGTTGCCAAGGTCTTTAAATTTGACGAGAGTATGAGAGCTAAGAATATATTTTTAGCAAATGAAGCCAGCAATGATAAAGAGCTAAATTTGGGCAAATACGGCATTAGTGGTGAATTTGAGCTTTATGATGAAAGTATACAAATAAGCAAAAATGCACTAAATGATCTAATAAAAGAAGATGGCGCTAAAAAGATAACGGCAGTTTTTTTAACGGCTGATCCATTTAATAGAGCTCACGAGCGCCTTGTTAGAATGACTATCGATAAGGCTGATTTAGTAATCATTTTTTTAATACGAACACGCGAAGAAAAGCACGTTGATTACGAGATTAGAAAGCAAGTGCTAGACTATTTTATACAAAATTATTTGCCAACAAAAAAAGTCTTTGTCTTTGCTCTAAAAAATACGACTCTTTTTAGCTCACATGCAAACCCAACACTTGAGTGCATCGCTGCTTCAAGATTTGGGGCAAATAAGCTAGTCATCGGACAAAACCACTCAGGGATTGGAATGTTTTTTGATCACAATGAAGCTCATACGATTCTTGATATTTATAAAAATGACTTAAATTTAGAGGTAATCGTGCTGCCAGAGCTAGTTTATTGCAATAAATGCAAGACATTAGTTAGCACCAAAAGTTGCCCGCACGGACAACATCATCAGATCAAATATCATCCAGATGTTATCAAGGAGCTGCTATTTAACGGCATTATGCCACCAGCCATTCTTGTGAGGCCAGAAATTTCTGCAATAGTTTTAAGCAAGCTCTTTACAAATCGTTTCAAAGACGTACAGAAGCTTTGTGATGATCTTTTTGTAAATTCAGGATTACTTGAAAACAAAACTGACCGTGACTTTTACGAAGAGCTTATGAAGCTTTATCAAACATCATCGATGACTTAA
- a CDS encoding phosphatidylglycerophosphatase A, translating to MQKLFLTFFGFGLLPKAPGTWGSIAGAVVAYFVLYFLSSTTLFLASILLFLVSISVIDDFEKKVNSHDESFIVIDEVAGVWLAIAISGATISQLILSLVLFRVLDIKKPSIIGRIDRNVKGGLGVMGDDMVAGFFAGIISAIIYGATIKFGITLP from the coding sequence ATGCAAAAACTATTTTTAACTTTTTTTGGATTTGGACTTTTGCCAAAAGCGCCTGGCACTTGGGGCTCTATCGCTGGCGCTGTGGTAGCTTATTTTGTGCTTTATTTTTTATCATCAACCACGCTTTTTCTAGCTAGTATTTTGCTATTTTTGGTAAGCATTAGCGTTATAGATGATTTTGAAAAAAAGGTAAATTCTCACGATGAAAGTTTTATCGTTATAGACGAAGTTGCTGGAGTTTGGCTTGCTATTGCCATTAGCGGAGCTACGATCTCTCAACTCATACTCTCGCTTGTGCTTTTTAGAGTGCTTGATATTAAAAAGCCTTCGATAATAGGCAGGATCGACCGCAATGTAAAAGGTGGCCTTGGCGTAATGGGCGATGATATGGTGGCTGGCTTTTTTGCTGGAATAATTAGCGCAATAATATACGGAGCTACTATAAAATTTGGCATAACTTTGCCGTAA